From a region of the Salvelinus alpinus chromosome 2, SLU_Salpinus.1, whole genome shotgun sequence genome:
- the LOC139549343 gene encoding putative nuclease HARBI1 produces MKAQNCVFLSALTMACPFVRDVVDEEALVLRRAFRRERVFRDRLDPLAFPDDHLYERYRFSADGIRYLCRLLGPRIKHRTARSHALSVEQMVCVALRFFASGAFLYSVGDAEQLNKATICRTIRSVCLAIKALADVFISFPGHRRLCDIKEEFYRIAGFPNVIGAVDCTHIRIKAPSGAHEADFVNRKSFHSINVQMVCNADCVISNVVAKWPGSVHDSRIFRASEIYQCLSQGEFSGVLLGDRGYGCQPFLLTPFTDPQEAQQAYNHAHARTRARVEMTFGLLKARFHCLHKLRVSPVRACDITVACAVLHNVACLRKERAPRVPPAMDWDNPAIFPDDDSGRLLRDQYVLNYFS; encoded by the exons atgaaggcccaaaattgtgtgttcctttctgctctgacaatggcatgcccattcgtgcgagatgtggtggatgaagaagcacttgtgctgaggagagccttcaggcgagaaagggtcttcagggaccggttggacccactggccttccctgatgaccatctatatgaaagatacaggttttctgcagatggcatcaggtatctatgcagactactgggtcccaggattaagcaccgcactgcacggagccatgcactgagtgtggagcaaatggtttgtgtggccttgcgcttttttgctagtggagccttcctgtactcagtgggggatgcagaacagctgaacaaggccacaatttgccgcacaataaggagtgtgtgtctggctatcaaagcattagcagatgtcttcatctccttccctggccacagaagactctgtgacatcaaagaggagttctataggattgcag gtttccccaatgtcattggtgcagtggactgcacacacataaggataaaagccccctcaggtgcccatgaggccgattttgtgaataggaaatcctttcacagcattaatgtacag atggtctgcaatgctgactgtgtgatcagcaatgttgtggcaaaatggcctggctcagtccatgactccagaatctttcgggcctctgaaatctatcagtgcctatcacaag gtgaattctctggtgtgttgctgggagacagggggtatggctgccagccttttctcctgacacctttcacagacccccaggaagcacagcaggcctacaaccatgcccatgccaggaccagggccagagttgaaatgacctttggcctcctgaaggcacgctttcactgccttcacaaattaagggtcagccctgttagggcatgtgatattactgtggcttgtgctgtcctccacaatgtggcctgcctgaggaaggagagggcccccagagtgccaccagccatggactgggacaatccggcaatcttccctgatgacgacagtggtcggctgctgagggaccaatatgtgttgaattattttagttag
- the LOC139549589 gene encoding zinc finger protein 239-like: protein MSSLSYSPAATEEIYWTEKEVLVKEEEEEEAVTVKQEVDGEAVTVNEEEKDVTVKEEEDAFRMKEEEDVTVKEEDDAVFGVKEEEMTVTLEEEKEEQEQEEETGDLIKTRERPDSPSDSRKSPSGEPDPETPKPAKRHHCSHCGKSFTKLRNLKEHERTHTGEKPFQCPQCGNSFSQLGSLKIHKRIHSGEKPYRCSHCGITFTWLGSLKSHERIHTGEKSYHCSHCGKSFRWLEGLTKHERTHTGEKPYQCSHCGKSFTQLGNLKSHQRIHTQEEKTYHCSHCGKTFSQSEDLKSHQRIERLCSDLCF, encoded by the exons atgagttcactaagctactctcctgCTGCTACAGAAGAGATCtactggacggagaaagaagttctcgtgaaagaggaggaggaagaggaggctgttacagtaaaacaagaagtagatggtgaggctgttaccgtgaacgaagaagagaaagacgttacagtgaaagaagaggaagacgcgttcaggatgaaagaggaggaggatgttacagtaaaagaagaggatgatgcagtttttggagtgaaagaggaagagatgactgtcacattggaggaggagaaggaagaacaagaacaggaggaggagacaggagatcTGATTAAGacca gagaaagACCAGACTCTCCCTCTGACAGCAGGAAGAGTCCTTCAggggaaccagacccagagacgcCCAAACCAGCCAAACGACATCACTGCTCCCACTgcggaaagagttttactaagtTACGAAACCTAAAagagcatgagaggacacacacaggagaaaagcctttccaatgtCCCCAGTGTGGAAACAGTTTTAGTCAGTTAGGGAGCCTGAAAATACATAAGAGAATACactctggagagaagccttaccgcTGCTCCCACTGTGGAATTACTTTTACCTGGTTAGGAAGCCTGAAgtcacatgagagaatacacacaggagaaaagtccTACCACtgttcccactgtggaaagagttttaggtggttagAAGGCCTGACAaagcatgagaggacacacacaggagaaaagccctaCCAAtgctcccactgtggaaagagttttactcagttgGGGAACCTGAAATCACATCAGAGGATacatacacaggaggagaagacataccactgctctcattgtggaaagacattttcccagtcagaggacctgAAATCACATCAGAGAATAGAGAGGCTGTGTTCTGACTTATGTTTTTGA